Proteins co-encoded in one Vibrio aquimaris genomic window:
- a CDS encoding substrate-binding periplasmic protein: MTRLTSNLCMSVFLILSVEVWSASLRLAYSDIESYPFQLGNGTDIAQPPGLALDVLNHVGKILNLDIEYVRLPGKRVLEEVSVGNVDGGFIFSYNTQRAQYARYPMKEDKPDSTKRIATIGYYFYTLEGQAVDWDGEHFAQSNYKIGAHLGYSIVKDLQNKQLKVHEVKTTEQLFNMLKLGRLPVIAVQDTMAQQFLSVQGITNIEQVTPAIKTKDYFLVLSEQFLEANPQTAKDIWDQIAVVRDNIVKQAGPNYFN; the protein is encoded by the coding sequence ATGACGCGTTTAACTTCGAATCTATGCATGTCTGTGTTTCTGATCCTTTCTGTCGAGGTATGGTCTGCATCTCTGAGATTGGCCTATTCCGATATTGAATCTTACCCATTCCAATTGGGTAATGGGACGGATATAGCCCAACCTCCCGGACTTGCTCTTGATGTCCTTAACCATGTGGGTAAAATCTTAAATCTTGATATTGAGTATGTTCGTCTGCCTGGCAAGCGGGTATTAGAGGAGGTTTCTGTTGGAAACGTAGATGGTGGGTTTATCTTTTCCTATAACACTCAACGTGCTCAATATGCTCGTTACCCAATGAAAGAGGATAAGCCGGATAGCACAAAGCGTATTGCCACGATTGGATATTATTTCTATACATTGGAAGGGCAAGCTGTAGATTGGGATGGAGAACACTTTGCTCAATCTAATTATAAAATTGGTGCACATCTTGGGTATTCAATAGTGAAAGATTTGCAGAATAAACAGCTCAAAGTTCATGAAGTAAAAACAACTGAACAGCTGTTCAATATGCTAAAACTCGGGCGACTGCCTGTTATCGCTGTACAAGATACTATGGCTCAACAATTTCTTTCAGTTCAGGGGATCACGAATATAGAGCAAGTTACTCCAGCGATAAAAACGAAAGACTATTTTTTAGTATTAAGCGAACAATTTCTAGAAGCTAATCCTCAAACAGCGAAAGACATATGGGACCAGATAGCAGTAGTACGAGACAATATTGTAAAGCAAGCAGGGCCCAATTATTTTAACTGA
- a CDS encoding EscV/YscV/HrcV family type III secretion system export apparatus protein — MTIATRWLAKVAGRQDIILSAMLVIAVFMMILPLPTTLVDVLIALNLGMSIILLMIAIYIRDPLEFSAFPSMLLITTLYRLALTISTSRLILLQHDAGEIVYTFGDFVVGGNLAVGIIIFAIITIVQFIVITKGSERVAEVSARFSLDGMPGKQMSIDGDMRAGIIDAKEAKRQRSIVQKESQLYGAMDGAMKFVKGDAIASVIVILTNILGGIAVGVLQHNMSASEAVNTYAILSVGDGLIAQIPSLLISITAGLIVTRVPGETKSNLANELVEQVSRQPSSLQMAAAVMFVFAIIPGFPWFVFAPLGLAVLGASFWITRKNSVEEQNQGFVSQTGQEESGDQEMTPGAVPLMLAVGNEISQENLAKSLQSLRWKLFEKLGLPIPEIQLQTLRNDRSEEFELFLYQEPIVKLHVPKQMILVLTKIDGIEGEQSQLVFNQQKLYWYSSEHADEIGITGETYYQGNEIINYLVETAALHFAKEFLGVQETRYLMDSMEMRYAELVKELQRLLPVSKITEILQRLVEENISIRDLRTIFETLVEWASKEKDTIMLTEYVRVALRRHIRRKFTVAEGWIPMILIGDGIENQIRESIRQSAVGAYSALEPEDEQHIIALIKDKVPEHIPCVVSTSLDVRRYLRKIIESTMPMTPVLSFQEIGEDASIKVIARVDTFGEAPNAIAG; from the coding sequence ATGACAATCGCAACTCGTTGGCTGGCTAAAGTCGCTGGCAGGCAAGATATTATTTTAAGTGCGATGTTGGTTATTGCCGTCTTTATGATGATTTTACCACTGCCAACCACATTAGTTGATGTATTGATCGCTCTTAATCTTGGTATGTCTATCATCTTGCTGATGATTGCAATTTATATTCGAGACCCCCTCGAGTTTTCGGCATTTCCATCGATGTTACTAATAACAACGCTATACCGATTAGCGTTAACTATTAGTACCAGTCGATTGATCTTACTTCAGCATGATGCTGGTGAGATAGTTTATACATTCGGCGATTTTGTTGTTGGAGGTAATCTTGCTGTCGGTATTATTATCTTTGCCATTATCACGATAGTTCAGTTTATCGTCATCACGAAAGGATCAGAACGCGTAGCTGAAGTAAGCGCAAGATTTTCTCTCGATGGTATGCCTGGCAAGCAAATGAGTATTGATGGTGACATGCGTGCGGGCATCATTGATGCAAAAGAAGCCAAACGCCAACGTTCCATTGTGCAGAAAGAGAGTCAGCTTTATGGTGCAATGGATGGCGCAATGAAATTCGTTAAAGGCGATGCCATCGCGAGTGTTATTGTGATTCTAACTAACATTTTGGGTGGGATTGCGGTCGGTGTTTTGCAACATAACATGTCTGCATCAGAGGCAGTTAATACCTATGCAATATTATCAGTTGGTGATGGCTTGATTGCTCAGATCCCTTCGCTCCTTATTTCTATTACTGCAGGTTTGATCGTCACACGTGTCCCAGGGGAGACTAAAAGTAACTTAGCTAACGAGCTGGTCGAACAGGTTTCACGTCAACCATCTTCTCTGCAAATGGCAGCCGCAGTGATGTTTGTATTTGCGATTATTCCGGGATTTCCATGGTTTGTCTTTGCACCGCTCGGGCTTGCGGTTTTGGGCGCGTCTTTTTGGATTACGAGAAAGAACTCTGTAGAAGAACAAAACCAAGGCTTCGTTTCCCAAACAGGACAAGAAGAATCCGGAGATCAAGAAATGACGCCGGGTGCTGTGCCGCTCATGTTAGCGGTGGGAAATGAAATTTCACAAGAAAACCTAGCTAAGTCGTTACAGAGCTTACGGTGGAAGTTATTCGAAAAGCTTGGGTTGCCAATACCTGAAATTCAACTTCAGACACTAAGAAATGACAGAAGCGAAGAATTTGAACTCTTCCTTTACCAAGAACCAATTGTAAAGTTACATGTTCCTAAGCAGATGATTTTAGTATTAACCAAGATTGATGGGATAGAGGGTGAACAAAGCCAACTTGTATTCAATCAGCAAAAGCTTTACTGGTATTCATCAGAACATGCCGATGAGATAGGTATTACTGGTGAAACTTATTATCAAGGCAACGAAATTATTAACTATCTTGTTGAAACTGCAGCATTACATTTCGCCAAAGAATTTCTTGGAGTACAGGAAACACGCTATCTAATGGACTCAATGGAAATGCGTTATGCAGAGCTAGTTAAAGAACTGCAGAGGCTTTTACCAGTTAGTAAAATCACTGAGATACTACAGCGCCTTGTGGAAGAAAATATTTCCATTCGTGATCTTCGAACAATATTTGAGACCTTGGTTGAGTGGGCATCGAAAGAGAAAGACACCATTATGCTCACAGAATATGTACGTGTTGCTTTGCGAAGGCATATAAGGCGCAAGTTCACAGTAGCTGAAGGCTGGATTCCTATGATTTTAATTGGTGATGGAATAGAGAATCAGATTAGAGAGTCGATACGCCAGTCTGCGGTTGGCGCTTATAGTGCACTTGAGCCGGAAGATGAACAACACATAATCGCTTTGATTAAAGATAAGGTACCTGAACATATTCCATGCGTGGTTTCTACATCCCTAGATGTAAGGCGCTATTTACGTAAAATCATTGAATCAACAATGCCTATGACTCCGGTACTTTCATTCCAAGAAATTGGTGAAGATGCAAGTATCAAGGTTATAGCGAGGGTTGATACGTTTGGGGAGGCTCCTAATGCAATTGCCGGATAG
- a CDS encoding EscN/YscN/HrcN family type III secretion system ATPase translates to MQLPDSIQLTEKLEKELFPDLPDIKPFRRFGKILEVTSTLIRSTLPDAKLGELCLIGDSLHAEVVAIKGQQAWLSPFKSTNGIGVDMHVEPLGHGHRVKVGPELLGRVVDGLGRPMDQGNWFGQWRNNQGSAPNPLKRKLISKVMHTGVRAIDSTLTLGIGQRVGIFAAAGGGKSTLLGMLAGNCEADVIVLALVGERGREVREFIEYCLPPEVRKKTVLVVATSDKPPLERMKAALTATTIAEFFRDQDKNVLLMVDSVTRFARAAREIGLAAGEPPVANGFPPSVFVYLASLLERAGPAPLGSITGIYTVLVEGDNMNEPVADEVRSILDGHIVLSRKLAGAGHYPAIDVNASVSRVMDQIVTAQHKTDAKHLRNLLALYQEVQLLIRVGEYQRGQDPFTDEAVDKFAEIERFLCQDTSEIAPFNDTLSTLNDLCAR, encoded by the coding sequence ATGCAATTGCCGGATAGTATTCAATTGACAGAAAAACTCGAGAAAGAGCTTTTCCCAGATCTGCCAGACATTAAACCTTTTCGTAGATTCGGAAAAATTCTTGAAGTTACGTCGACATTAATTCGTTCAACGCTTCCAGATGCAAAGCTTGGAGAGCTTTGCTTGATAGGTGATAGCCTACATGCAGAAGTTGTTGCAATTAAAGGGCAGCAAGCCTGGCTTTCTCCATTTAAAAGTACAAATGGTATCGGGGTTGATATGCATGTTGAGCCGCTGGGCCATGGGCATAGAGTCAAAGTCGGACCAGAGCTTTTGGGACGAGTTGTTGATGGTTTAGGTCGTCCAATGGATCAAGGAAACTGGTTTGGCCAATGGCGCAACAACCAAGGTAGTGCACCAAACCCACTCAAGCGAAAACTCATTAGTAAAGTCATGCATACTGGTGTTAGGGCGATAGACTCTACATTAACGCTGGGGATAGGCCAGCGTGTTGGGATCTTTGCCGCTGCTGGTGGCGGAAAAAGTACTTTACTAGGGATGCTTGCTGGAAACTGTGAGGCTGATGTGATCGTTCTGGCATTAGTCGGTGAACGAGGCAGAGAAGTTCGCGAATTTATAGAATATTGTTTGCCCCCCGAGGTGAGAAAGAAAACGGTGCTCGTGGTTGCTACTTCTGACAAACCACCACTTGAGCGAATGAAAGCCGCATTAACCGCGACAACTATTGCCGAGTTTTTTCGAGACCAAGATAAAAATGTTCTACTTATGGTGGACTCAGTGACTCGTTTTGCTCGAGCAGCTAGGGAAATAGGCCTAGCGGCAGGAGAACCGCCTGTTGCTAATGGGTTTCCACCGAGCGTGTTTGTATATTTAGCGTCGCTATTAGAGCGTGCAGGGCCTGCTCCCCTTGGCAGTATTACCGGTATATATACAGTGTTGGTTGAGGGCGACAACATGAACGAGCCTGTTGCAGATGAAGTGCGCTCAATTTTAGATGGTCATATTGTGTTATCACGCAAATTAGCTGGAGCGGGGCATTATCCTGCTATTGACGTTAATGCGAGTGTAAGCCGAGTAATGGATCAGATTGTCACTGCTCAACATAAAACTGACGCTAAGCATTTACGCAACCTGCTTGCTTTGTATCAAGAAGTGCAGTTGTTAATTCGTGTTGGTGAGTACCAGCGAGGGCAAGATCCTTTCACTGATGAGGCCGTTGATAAATTTGCTGAGATAGAGCGTTTTTTATGTCAAGACACCAGCGAGATAGCGCCGTTTAATGACACATTAAGTACTTTAAACGATTTATGTGCGAGATAG
- a CDS encoding carotenoid oxygenase family protein: MQRRTFLKGLAGAACMPSQLFASTGSDNSLFPESIMRANFTPSSGELQLLYGQMPIDISGHVFYAEGIPLENDHLSPSGRGALSRIDFSSDKSTFTRKMIDTPSAIMQQHIDYWPDKFNLLGGMAYHSPTMGFVNYCNTAPNYLGDNRFALSYEGGVPYEFDAVTLDLVTPIGHYDEWQSSLPPWMDAFTPDKWLFPQVRTTGHPYFDLESDECFTINYGGNISNTGTKNGFIRLLKWDKQSELKGWNILGRDGRPAYIAATAHSLGVTRNHILIFETAAQVEPLRMIGIRSVYAQQHRTPVWVIRKKDLLEGRDIVTADYIELNFDTSDVMCNYDDHDDEITIYGQYLGAMDKSEPQYNRDKLVFGGRVSSSLSGYPAAPVDVGGLVRARLQVKSNSVNEISGDFRLIRNDQLFWDMNDPAYRGHFQFPDQFEHIYWAAVGYRKGHVIERVADAYKDYPNRLFSNDSLPQQDQPSALIHMDCRQMSVTDAYQFPADCVMRTPQFISKPNSYGQDEGYVFTAVVRKHPTNTSGNGKEIWLFDAQNLAQGPLAILGHPELNFATTNHALWVPSIGPRPMNAYKAQVAEFFTHRAPKHRRAVRQVIEQQILPRFG; the protein is encoded by the coding sequence ATGCAAAGACGCACATTTCTAAAAGGGTTAGCTGGAGCAGCCTGCATGCCTAGCCAATTGTTTGCTTCCACAGGTTCGGATAACTCATTATTTCCTGAATCCATCATGCGCGCCAACTTCACGCCTTCTAGTGGTGAATTACAGTTACTTTACGGTCAGATGCCAATTGATATTAGTGGCCATGTTTTTTATGCTGAAGGTATTCCACTCGAGAATGATCACCTCAGTCCGAGCGGTCGAGGTGCCCTGAGTAGAATCGATTTTTCTTCGGACAAGTCGACATTTACCCGTAAAATGATCGACACACCCTCAGCTATTATGCAGCAACATATTGATTATTGGCCTGATAAGTTTAATTTACTCGGAGGTATGGCATATCATAGCCCTACAATGGGGTTCGTAAATTATTGTAATACTGCTCCCAATTACCTCGGTGATAATCGATTTGCTTTGAGTTACGAAGGTGGCGTGCCGTACGAATTTGATGCAGTGACATTAGATTTGGTGACTCCCATTGGGCACTATGACGAATGGCAAAGTAGCCTTCCTCCATGGATGGATGCTTTCACCCCAGACAAATGGTTATTCCCCCAAGTGCGGACCACTGGACATCCCTACTTTGATCTTGAGTCAGATGAATGCTTTACCATTAACTACGGTGGTAACATATCAAATACGGGAACAAAAAATGGATTCATCCGTCTTCTTAAATGGGATAAGCAAAGTGAACTTAAAGGATGGAACATACTAGGTCGAGATGGACGACCAGCATATATTGCCGCAACAGCCCACTCTCTGGGTGTAACTCGGAACCATATACTTATCTTCGAGACAGCGGCTCAAGTAGAACCTCTCAGAATGATAGGCATTCGGTCTGTCTATGCCCAACAGCATCGTACACCGGTGTGGGTGATTCGCAAAAAAGATCTCTTGGAAGGGCGTGACATTGTCACTGCTGACTATATTGAGCTCAATTTCGATACCTCAGATGTCATGTGTAACTACGATGACCATGATGATGAAATTACGATTTATGGGCAATACTTAGGTGCCATGGACAAGTCTGAGCCTCAATATAATAGAGATAAACTTGTTTTTGGTGGAAGAGTAAGTAGCAGTCTATCAGGTTATCCTGCTGCTCCAGTCGATGTTGGTGGTCTTGTACGTGCTCGTCTACAGGTCAAAAGTAACTCGGTCAATGAGATTAGCGGTGATTTTAGGTTGATTAGAAATGATCAGCTATTCTGGGATATGAACGATCCTGCTTATCGAGGCCACTTCCAATTCCCCGACCAATTTGAGCATATTTATTGGGCCGCTGTAGGATATCGGAAAGGACATGTCATCGAGCGCGTTGCGGATGCTTACAAAGACTACCCTAACCGGCTATTTAGCAACGATTCCTTACCTCAACAAGATCAACCTTCTGCATTAATACACATGGATTGCCGCCAAATGTCGGTGACAGATGCTTATCAGTTTCCGGCGGATTGCGTGATGAGAACCCCACAGTTTATAAGTAAACCAAACAGCTATGGACAAGATGAAGGTTATGTATTTACGGCAGTTGTCCGTAAACATCCAACTAATACGTCTGGTAACGGTAAAGAGATATGGCTATTTGATGCTCAAAACCTAGCCCAAGGTCCATTAGCTATATTAGGACATCCAGAGTTGAACTTCGCTACCACAAACCATGCACTTTGGGTACCGAGTATAGGTCCGAGACCCATGAATGCTTATAAAGCGCAAGTGGCAGAATTTTTTACACATCGAGCTCCCAAGCATCGTCGTGCTGTTCGTCAAGTGATTGAGCAGCAGATCCTACCCAGATTTGGCTGA
- a CDS encoding DUF2726 domain-containing protein: MLLLILIVFVAAVILVISLVTRTKQIPIDDFQSSLPMTYQYDSRTSIANPEELEFYRALSIVVKGRDVIFTKVSAGDLMLPRKGLYSSGDRQRAYNKLSRKYVDFVLCDPITLEIRTLIQLDNDKKKTSNETKNYVEKAAKTAGLTTKRFCIEKSYDYDEIEKVLYGEHAMLNKMFATR, translated from the coding sequence ATGCTTTTACTTATTCTTATTGTCTTTGTTGCAGCTGTGATTCTTGTCATTTCGTTGGTTACCCGAACTAAGCAAATCCCAATAGATGATTTTCAATCAAGTCTGCCTATGACTTACCAATATGACTCGCGTACATCAATTGCAAATCCGGAGGAGCTCGAGTTTTACCGCGCGTTATCCATCGTTGTAAAAGGTAGAGATGTGATTTTTACTAAAGTCAGCGCGGGCGATTTGATGTTGCCAAGAAAAGGCTTATATAGTAGTGGTGACAGGCAGAGAGCTTACAATAAATTATCTCGGAAATACGTTGATTTTGTGCTTTGTGACCCTATCACATTAGAGATACGGACCCTCATACAGTTAGACAATGATAAGAAAAAAACGAGTAATGAAACAAAAAACTATGTAGAGAAAGCGGCAAAGACTGCCGGTTTAACAACAAAGCGTTTCTGTATCGAAAAATCATATGACTATGATGAAATAGAGAAAGTACTCTATGGTGAACACGCAATGCTTAACAAAATGTTTGCGACGCGCTAA
- a CDS encoding DUF302 domain-containing protein produces MFKVATILLSASLCSLSASAEDSIIRLSSQHSVSKTADQFVTTIQEKGFNVFARVDHKANAEKVGMELRPTQVVIFGNPKVGTKLMQCSQEVAIDLPQKALIYEDKQGKTWIAYNNPMYLKDRHGMKGCDQVLAKINGVLNNLASQAASN; encoded by the coding sequence ATGTTCAAAGTTGCAACTATCTTGTTAAGTGCCAGTTTGTGCTCACTTTCTGCATCTGCAGAAGACAGTATTATTAGACTGTCAAGCCAACATTCAGTGTCCAAAACAGCGGATCAATTTGTCACTACCATTCAAGAAAAAGGATTTAACGTTTTCGCCAGAGTGGACCATAAAGCTAATGCTGAAAAAGTAGGTATGGAGCTTCGACCTACACAAGTGGTTATTTTTGGTAACCCGAAAGTCGGCACAAAGCTTATGCAGTGCAGTCAAGAAGTCGCTATCGACCTTCCACAAAAAGCGCTCATTTATGAGGATAAACAAGGTAAAACTTGGATTGCCTATAACAACCCTATGTATTTGAAGGATCGTCATGGCATGAAAGGCTGTGACCAAGTTCTGGCAAAAATAAACGGCGTACTAAACAACCTGGCAAGCCAAGCAGCCAGTAACTAA
- a CDS encoding substrate-binding domain-containing protein — protein sequence MLGMKFAVVLCLSLFMVKAVGAKQYKFAVVPKEENNPFFQASREGCEAAAKELGNVECIFRGPKGVDVRKQDKIITELVAEGVDGIAIAVAQSAFILDNSMKKALSAGIPIVTYDSDFETEAVTRNPNLRAAYIGTNDFELGKALGEALKAEMPNGGNVIVQSGRSDSPNLNLRVMGVRSALSGREYEHSPGKRLMGDGGWTEPTKPLYNFGSFEQALEDLKNVLNSYKQRDIHAVVAVGGWSQFLTNYRNVVEPYKQAISDKEIIIITADTADEQLVYLKDGLAHANVGQNPFEMGRQTILTLYKLATKKPVEEIRYIPMTYCTQKNYQTCTKN from the coding sequence ATGCTTGGGATGAAATTTGCTGTTGTCTTATGTCTATCGTTGTTTATGGTCAAAGCGGTAGGAGCAAAACAATACAAGTTTGCTGTTGTCCCCAAAGAAGAAAATAACCCATTTTTCCAAGCTAGTAGAGAAGGGTGTGAAGCGGCAGCGAAAGAGTTGGGGAATGTGGAGTGTATTTTCCGCGGCCCCAAAGGTGTTGATGTTCGAAAACAAGACAAGATCATTACCGAACTTGTTGCAGAAGGAGTAGATGGTATTGCGATTGCTGTTGCTCAGTCAGCATTCATTCTAGATAACAGTATGAAAAAGGCACTCTCTGCTGGTATTCCAATCGTAACATATGACTCAGACTTTGAAACAGAGGCTGTTACACGCAATCCCAATTTAAGAGCTGCTTATATTGGCACTAACGATTTTGAACTCGGAAAAGCGTTAGGTGAAGCGTTGAAAGCTGAAATGCCAAATGGAGGTAACGTGATAGTTCAATCTGGTCGTTCTGACTCCCCCAATTTAAATCTGCGGGTTATGGGCGTTCGCTCCGCTTTATCTGGCAGGGAATACGAACATTCACCGGGCAAGCGCTTGATGGGAGATGGCGGTTGGACGGAGCCAACTAAACCACTTTACAATTTTGGTTCTTTTGAGCAGGCGTTGGAGGACCTAAAAAACGTACTCAACTCATATAAACAAAGAGATATCCATGCGGTTGTTGCGGTTGGTGGGTGGAGTCAGTTTCTAACGAATTACCGCAATGTTGTCGAGCCATACAAACAGGCTATAAGCGACAAAGAGATCATTATCATCACTGCAGATACCGCCGACGAGCAGTTAGTGTATTTAAAAGATGGACTCGCTCACGCAAATGTTGGTCAAAACCCTTTTGAAATGGGCAGACAAACGATACTCACTCTTTATAAGCTCGCCACCAAAAAACCAGTGGAAGAAATACGATATATTCCAATGACCTACTGTACTCAGAAAAACTACCAGACCTGTACTAAAAATTAA
- a CDS encoding Dabb family protein yields MKNTLAITILSTFSFFSLAHTISNQDEYASSAKTIPVESYANETKSDYIEGTTRHIVLFDLKDDVTPAQTKEIIDRFLALKSSKRDGKPYIKNIEVGTGNISKEGQGKGYDLSFTVSFASKGDLNYYVGTPAISDPKYFDANHQKFKDFVGPLLKIEKNPDGSKYVGVLVFDYQL; encoded by the coding sequence ATGAAAAACACTTTGGCCATAACTATTTTGAGTACATTTTCTTTTTTCAGTCTCGCTCACACGATCTCTAATCAAGATGAATATGCAAGCAGCGCTAAAACCATTCCAGTAGAAAGTTATGCGAATGAAACTAAATCAGACTATATCGAGGGCACGACAAGGCACATCGTGCTTTTTGATCTAAAAGATGATGTAACACCAGCACAGACAAAAGAAATTATTGACCGCTTTCTTGCTTTGAAAAGCTCAAAGCGCGATGGCAAACCCTACATAAAAAACATTGAGGTAGGTACCGGAAACATAAGTAAAGAAGGGCAGGGAAAGGGTTATGACTTGTCATTTACTGTAAGCTTTGCGTCAAAAGGGGATCTCAACTACTACGTAGGCACACCTGCAATCTCTGACCCTAAATATTTTGATGCTAACCACCAAAAATTCAAGGACTTTGTCGGTCCGCTTTTAAAAATCGAAAAAAATCCCGATGGAAGTAAATATGTCGGAGTTTTGGTATTTGATTATCAACTATAG
- a CDS encoding D-arabinono-1,4-lactone oxidase yields MKIKTLALSTTLILTALGTAYALQNEEVENEISNYQGTQTCYPEAIYDPNSIEGVQEVVRDALLRGKKVMTGNRKFASQIDAACAGDGEIQLTLKNMDKIVHFDANNQLVTVEAGMRFNDLNDFLREQGYAINMVTELAIFTVGGMLGSGTHGSTLEKPSNMLADYVTQLKVVDGEGNVRTLSGDLLDAARVNLGVLGVVVEATLAFEEAFKVKAEVTGYRDDTGLEDKVLDIARNNYSANIAWFPGLGRYTTTLYNPVPLDTEGQAYNAQADVSDAEEFFFGLLFNAAHEFPGTGLQCLAAKARYNARAQSYFRDSISGKRIDNPVGYSDQMQYFKCKDPNKCIWDRLPIALQEVAIDIERLPDWISDVREIVAAHPRTCFPLNGIYFRFGKASESYLGMSAGRESAFVGIEYTLRQEGKKEPKNYFVNLEIEQMSLRKYNARPHWGKNSVAIFEDMPSRFPMWPEFLQAKAELDPHNVFTNPFWERVSGSIPMEDYLTPGCNVRGECYCQTDEHCQSGTQCKEGLYFSQARICRK; encoded by the coding sequence ATGAAGATTAAAACCTTAGCGTTAAGTACTACGTTAATACTGACCGCATTAGGGACAGCCTATGCTCTTCAAAATGAAGAAGTAGAAAATGAAATTTCTAATTACCAAGGAACTCAGACCTGTTATCCAGAAGCTATTTACGACCCGAATTCAATTGAAGGAGTCCAAGAAGTTGTGAGAGACGCGCTCTTGCGTGGCAAGAAAGTGATGACTGGAAATCGTAAATTTGCGAGCCAAATTGATGCGGCATGTGCAGGCGATGGAGAGATACAACTTACACTAAAAAATATGGATAAAATCGTCCACTTTGATGCAAATAATCAGCTCGTAACTGTTGAAGCTGGAATGAGGTTTAATGATTTAAATGATTTCCTTCGCGAGCAAGGTTACGCAATAAATATGGTTACAGAATTAGCCATATTTACTGTTGGAGGTATGCTGGGAAGTGGTACGCATGGCTCGACCCTAGAAAAGCCCAGTAACATGCTTGCCGATTATGTTACTCAACTTAAAGTTGTCGATGGTGAAGGTAATGTTCGTACTTTAAGTGGTGATTTATTAGATGCAGCAAGGGTAAATTTGGGCGTCTTGGGTGTTGTTGTCGAAGCCACACTTGCTTTTGAAGAAGCATTCAAAGTCAAAGCAGAAGTGACAGGGTATCGTGATGATACTGGGTTGGAAGACAAAGTATTAGATATCGCTCGGAACAATTATTCTGCGAATATTGCTTGGTTTCCAGGGCTTGGCCGCTACACCACCACACTCTACAATCCAGTACCATTGGATACCGAGGGACAGGCATATAACGCTCAAGCTGATGTCTCTGATGCGGAGGAGTTTTTTTTCGGATTACTATTTAATGCCGCTCATGAATTTCCTGGTACCGGATTGCAATGCCTAGCAGCAAAAGCACGTTACAATGCACGAGCACAATCTTACTTCAGAGATAGTATTTCAGGCAAAAGGATCGACAACCCAGTCGGTTACTCTGACCAAATGCAATACTTCAAATGTAAAGATCCTAATAAATGTATCTGGGACCGACTCCCCATCGCGCTTCAAGAAGTGGCGATTGATATAGAGCGGCTACCCGATTGGATAAGTGATGTAAGAGAAATTGTCGCAGCACATCCTAGAACTTGTTTCCCTCTAAATGGTATCTATTTCAGATTCGGAAAAGCTTCAGAGAGTTATCTCGGGATGAGCGCTGGGCGCGAAAGTGCATTCGTTGGCATTGAATATACTCTGCGACAAGAAGGTAAAAAAGAACCTAAGAATTACTTTGTCAATCTTGAGATTGAACAAATGTCATTGCGGAAATATAACGCTCGTCCTCATTGGGGTAAAAACTCTGTGGCTATATTTGAAGACATGCCTTCTCGATTCCCCATGTGGCCAGAGTTTTTACAGGCTAAAGCAGAACTGGACCCACACAATGTATTCACTAATCCTTTCTGGGAAAGAGTTAGTGGCAGTATCCCTATGGAAGATTACTTAACACCAGGGTGTAATGTTCGAGGCGAATGTTATTGCCAAACGGATGAACACTGTCAATCTGGTACGCAGTGTAAGGAAGGGCTTTACTTCTCCCAAGCTCGCATCTGCCGCAAATAA